One Oikeobacillus pervagus DNA segment encodes these proteins:
- a CDS encoding STAS domain-containing protein, producing MNPRIPILKLYDCLLISIQWELDDQTALQFQEDLLREIHETNASGVVIDITSIDFIDSFIAKVLGDVIDMSKLMGAKVVITGIQPAVAITLIELGIRLENVLTALDLEKGLEKLHRELGD from the coding sequence ATGAATCCACGAATTCCTATTCTGAAATTATATGATTGTCTATTAATCTCAATCCAGTGGGAATTAGATGATCAAACAGCTCTTCAATTTCAAGAAGACTTACTTCGAGAAATACACGAAACAAATGCAAGCGGTGTCGTGATAGATATTACATCCATTGACTTTATTGATTCTTTTATTGCAAAAGTATTGGGTGACGTCATTGATATGTCAAAGTTAATGGGAGCAAAAGTGGTGATTACAGGAATACAGCCTGCCGTGGCAATTACTTTGATCGAATTGGGAATTCGGCTTGAAAATGTCCTTACAGCACTTGATTTGGAAAAAGGTTTAGAGAAACTCCATCGGGAATTGGGGGACTAA
- a CDS encoding anti-sigma regulatory factor, producing MESCVKIINEWDIVAARQLGRNVAKEIGFGTVDQARITTAISELARNIYLYTEKGLIEIEQVQNNGKKGLCVIAKDTGPGIENIRKVMEDGFSTSGGLGAGLPGVKRLMDEFTITSSSDDGTKVKAIKWLR from the coding sequence ATGGAATCTTGTGTCAAAATTATCAATGAGTGGGACATTGTAGCAGCTAGGCAGCTTGGGCGAAACGTTGCGAAGGAAATCGGGTTTGGTACGGTGGATCAAGCAAGAATCACAACAGCCATTAGTGAATTAGCACGAAATATATATCTTTACACGGAAAAAGGGCTAATAGAAATAGAACAGGTGCAAAATAACGGCAAGAAGGGGTTATGTGTCATTGCAAAGGATACAGGCCCTGGGATTGAAAACATTAGAAAAGTAATGGAGGACGGATTTTCCACTTCTGGTGGATTGGGAGCAGGTTTGCCAGGGGTGAAACGATTAATGGATGAGTTCACCATTACCTCCAGTTCCGACGATGGAACAAAAGTTAAAGCAATTAAATGGCTTCGGTAG
- a CDS encoding PP2C family protein-serine/threonine phosphatase has protein sequence MSLKEVISHEYNEIIKSYLEEQTEQALYLSQKFSRKLIEQHVSPEEIISLHKNALLKNEPNISLNVLHSFDILLEVMMGYGLAYREHQSLRSIQQELKTEIEVAANMQQTLLGTTIPQIEGLDIGAISVPAKQMSGDYYHFVQDEDGSLSIAIADIIGKGIPAALCMSMIKYAMDSLPDHRYYPSSVLSSLNRVVEQNVDPSMFISMFYGLYEMDEHLFHFSSAGHEPGFYFEASTQIFTELKAKGLLLGVDKKSRYRQYKKKIAPGDMIILLSDGVTECRINEGFIERETLIEYIKKYIHLKSQDIVNKIYKELEALQDFQLRDDFTLIILKRDM, from the coding sequence ATGAGTTTAAAAGAAGTTATAAGTCATGAGTATAACGAAATTATTAAGAGTTATTTAGAAGAACAAACAGAACAAGCCTTATACCTTAGTCAAAAATTCAGTAGAAAACTAATTGAACAACATGTATCCCCAGAGGAAATCATTAGTTTACATAAAAATGCATTGTTAAAAAATGAGCCAAATATCTCCCTTAATGTTCTTCATTCATTTGATATTTTACTTGAGGTAATGATGGGATATGGTCTCGCTTACCGAGAGCATCAAAGTTTACGCAGTATTCAGCAAGAATTAAAAACAGAAATTGAAGTAGCAGCCAATATGCAACAAACATTATTAGGCACCACGATCCCTCAGATTGAAGGACTTGATATTGGAGCGATCAGTGTCCCTGCAAAACAAATGAGCGGAGATTATTATCATTTCGTACAAGATGAGGATGGCTCCCTTAGTATTGCCATTGCCGATATTATTGGAAAAGGAATTCCTGCTGCATTATGTATGTCCATGATTAAATATGCAATGGACAGTCTGCCAGATCATCGTTACTATCCAAGCTCAGTTTTAAGTAGCTTAAATAGAGTAGTTGAACAGAACGTAGACCCTAGCATGTTTATTTCCATGTTCTATGGGCTTTATGAAATGGACGAGCACCTTTTTCATTTTTCTTCTGCAGGTCATGAACCAGGATTTTATTTTGAAGCAAGTACTCAGATTTTCACTGAATTAAAAGCAAAGGGCTTGCTTCTAGGTGTAGATAAAAAATCTCGCTATCGTCAATATAAAAAGAAGATTGCACCTGGGGATATGATTATTTTATTATCAGATGGTGTGACAGAATGCAGGATAAATGAGGGGTTTATTGAACGGGAGACCTTAATTGAATATATAAAAAAATACATTCATTTGAAGTCACAGGATATTGTGAACAAAATTTATAAAGAGTTAGAGGCACTCCAAGACTTTCAGCTACGAGATGATTTTACATTAATTATCCTAAAGAGGGACATGTAA
- a CDS encoding anti-sigma factor antagonist has protein sequence MNLTYEVKSENEKIDVWLNGEIDVYTAPKLREALESFSERNGAQITIHLSDVGYMDSTGLGVIVGIYKNLKTHDGHLRLTGLSKRLKRLFDITGLADIMDVRSEIEGGV, from the coding sequence ATGAACTTAACATATGAGGTTAAAAGCGAGAATGAGAAGATAGATGTGTGGTTAAATGGGGAAATTGATGTTTATACAGCACCGAAACTTCGCGAAGCTCTAGAGTCTTTCTCTGAAAGAAATGGTGCACAAATTACTATTCATTTATCAGATGTTGGTTATATGGATAGCACGGGGTTAGGAGTCATTGTGGGAATCTACAAAAATCTAAAGACCCATGATGGTCACTTACGGTTAACAGGCTTATCTAAGCGACTCAAAAGGCTATTTGACATTACGGGGCTTGCGGATATTATGGATGTCCGTTCCGAAATAGAAGGTGGAGTGTAA
- the rsbW gene encoding anti-sigma B factor RsbW, which yields MKPLDYIEMKLPAKPEYVGVLRLTLSGIASRMGFSYDAIEDLKIAASEAVTNAVQHAYSNKETGEVEIGFGLYRDRLEVMVTDHGQSFNFQETQSGVGPYKEDSLEFLREGGLGLYLIETLMDEVEIHHEEGVTVFMTKYLEGEQVEIDVKTLST from the coding sequence ATGAAACCGTTAGATTACATCGAAATGAAACTACCAGCAAAGCCCGAATATGTAGGCGTATTGCGGTTAACACTTTCCGGAATTGCAAGTCGTATGGGGTTTTCATACGATGCAATTGAAGATTTGAAAATAGCAGCGAGTGAAGCGGTAACGAATGCTGTCCAACATGCTTATTCAAATAAGGAAACGGGAGAAGTGGAGATTGGGTTCGGATTGTATCGTGACCGCCTTGAAGTAATGGTAACGGATCATGGACAAAGCTTTAATTTTCAAGAAACTCAAAGTGGGGTAGGACCATATAAGGAAGATTCATTAGAGTTTTTGCGTGAAGGAGGATTAGGTCTTTATCTTATAGAAACACTTATGGATGAAGTGGAAATTCACCATGAGGAAGGGGTAACAGTCTTCATGACGAAATACCTTGAAGGAGAGCAGGTGGAGATTGATGTCAAAACCCTCTCAACCTAA
- the sigB gene encoding RNA polymerase sigma factor SigB, with amino-acid sequence MSKPSQPNKSSDEQVLDWIKRFQLKEDEEALNRLVAYYQSLVVSLARRYSMGKSFHEDIIQVGMIGLLGAIRRYDASVGKSFKAFAIPTIVGEIKRFLRDKTWSVHVPRKIKEIGPKIKASVEELTATYERSPKVEEIAEHLGVTTEEVLEAMEMGKSYNALSVDHTIESDSDGSTITLLDIIGNEEEGYEKVDQKLVLERVLHVLTDREKQVIQLTFIENMSQKDAGEKIGISQMHVSRLQRRAIKKLKKAIYTDVSNAESSM; translated from the coding sequence ATGTCAAAACCCTCTCAACCTAATAAGTCTTCTGATGAGCAGGTACTCGATTGGATCAAAAGATTTCAATTAAAGGAAGATGAAGAAGCGCTGAATCGATTAGTTGCTTATTATCAAAGCCTGGTCGTGTCCCTTGCACGTAGGTATTCAATGGGAAAATCCTTTCATGAAGACATTATTCAGGTGGGGATGATTGGTCTATTAGGAGCCATTCGAAGATATGACGCATCTGTGGGAAAAAGTTTCAAGGCCTTCGCGATTCCTACCATCGTTGGGGAGATTAAGCGATTTTTACGTGATAAAACTTGGAGTGTTCATGTTCCAAGAAAAATCAAAGAGATCGGTCCGAAAATCAAAGCGTCAGTCGAGGAGCTCACAGCGACTTATGAGCGCTCCCCAAAAGTGGAGGAAATTGCTGAACATCTAGGGGTCACAACAGAGGAAGTATTAGAGGCGATGGAGATGGGCAAAAGCTATAACGCTCTATCAGTAGACCATACAATCGAATCAGATTCAGACGGGAGCACCATAACACTTTTGGATATTATCGGAAATGAAGAAGAGGGATATGAGAAGGTAGATCAAAAGCTAGTTCTAGAAAGAGTGTTGCATGTGTTGACAGATCGAGAAAAACAAGTGATCCAATTAACTTTTATAGAAAATATGAGCCAAAAAGATGCTGGAGAAAAAATAGGGATCTCACAAATGCATGTTTCACGGCTACAGAGAAGGGCTATTAAAAAGTTGAAAAAGGCGATCTACACAGATGTTAGTAATGCGGAGAGTTCTATGTAA
- a CDS encoding PP2C family serine/threonine-protein phosphatase: protein MNHLEHDKVEVFASQDSKDGMPYCGDSYFMEIYEDYFICVLADGLGSGQFAYEAATAVTKTVAKYHEEDVDTLMRYCNEALLSKRGATVAILKVNFQKQKFIYSCVGNIRFYVLTEDGELTYPLPVSGYLSGKPQLYKTQYFVYDKNSTFLLHSDGLKISNVKSILKNRSICQIAYELKKRLSNNNDDSTFIVGCLL from the coding sequence ATGAATCATCTAGAACATGACAAAGTAGAAGTGTTTGCTTCACAAGATTCGAAAGATGGTATGCCATACTGTGGCGATAGTTATTTTATGGAAATATATGAGGACTACTTCATTTGCGTTTTAGCAGATGGTTTAGGTAGTGGCCAATTTGCCTATGAAGCGGCTACTGCGGTTACGAAAACAGTAGCCAAGTATCATGAAGAAGATGTTGATACCTTAATGAGATATTGTAACGAAGCCCTTCTTTCGAAAAGGGGAGCGACCGTAGCCATATTGAAGGTGAATTTTCAAAAACAGAAATTTATTTATAGTTGTGTAGGAAATATCCGCTTTTATGTCCTAACTGAGGATGGGGAGTTAACTTACCCTTTGCCAGTGAGCGGTTATTTATCAGGTAAACCACAGTTGTATAAGACGCAATATTTTGTATATGACAAAAATAGTACATTTCTTCTTCATTCCGATGGTTTAAAGATTTCAAATGTAAAATCCATTTTAAAAAACCGCTCCATATGTCAAATTGCGTATGAATTAAAAAAACGGTTATCCAACAATAATGATGACTCCACATTTATTGTCGGTTGCTTGCTGTAA